The DNA region GTGTTGAAATTCACCCGGGCGCAACCATCGGGCGGCGATTTTTTATTGACCATGCAACAGGCGTGGTGATCGGAGAGACAGCCATTATTGGCGATGATTGCACGCTTTATCATGGTGTGACGCTGGGCGGGACAACATGGAACCCGGGTAAACGTCATCCTACATTAGAAGACGAAGTTGTTATTGGCGCTGGCGCTAAAGTTCTCGGGCCCATTACCGTTGGTAAAGGTGCGCGAGTTGGTTCAAACTCCGTGGTTGTTAAAGACGTGCCGCCGCGTGCAACGGTCATAGGTATTCCCGGTCATGTTGTTCGTGACAGCGAGGGGAAAAATCCAGAGCACCGTAAACGTATTGAGCAATTAATTGGCTTTGAAGCGTACGGTGAAAGTTCGATTGCGTTTGATCCTGTGGCGCAAGTCATCTCAAGTATGTTGCAACAT from Pleionea litopenaei includes:
- the cysE gene encoding serine O-acetyltransferase — protein: MFRRIREDINSVFERDPAARNWFEVLTCYPGMQAIWIYRCTNWLWRHRVKWFARFLGMIGRWLTGVEIHPGATIGRRFFIDHATGVVIGETAIIGDDCTLYHGVTLGGTTWNPGKRHPTLEDEVVIGAGAKVLGPITVGKGARVGSNSVVVKDVPPRATVIGIPGHVVRDSEGKNPEHRKRIEQLIGFEAYGESSIAFDPVAQVISSMLQHSRAVDQQLKMCRQALEAANIDVTKVPLPGIQIADFLEEYKIPQQGVEQPDSQQPDSEQKENPSTGSDDVSRSNENSKTE